Proteins encoded by one window of Triplophysa rosa linkage group LG19, Trosa_1v2, whole genome shotgun sequence:
- the LOC130570317 gene encoding vimentin, with product MRGSSYSQKTLSVSGSSRMRVQSPSPSRCRGSSYSRGRAGFQSQAVEVATEIHQHHANEKEEMQELNVRFAGYIEKVQALEQRNAVLRAELESLQGRFKGGPAGLGEEYEQKFKEMKDLIEALTAEKGAADIERGYIEEEVEVWRLKLEEELALREEAEIILREFRQDVDNATLQKADLEKRIEQLVAEIEFLKKLHDEEVADLLRQIEESKVTVELDSDRPDLAAYLRNMRAEIEAVAARNVQEAEKWYKGKFDTLKEQAGKHENQMKTMKEEITTFHNQVSDLQNQIDGLRACNGALEQQLEDMEVAHLDKAVGLEGVIAQLETQLCETKAEMGKYMSDYQELLHVKLRLDAEIATYRKLLEGEERRLGISADGVAEAVTEARTMSVSRTVETHTAIQGSL from the exons ATGAGAGGTTCATCGTATTCCCAGAAGACCCTGAGCGTCAGCGGATCCAGCAGGATGAGGGTCCAGAGCCCGTCGCCCTCTCGATGCCGCGGGTCGTCGTACAGCCGCGGCCGGGCCGGATTCCAGAGTCAGGCCGTGGAAGTCGCTACGGAGATCCATCAGCATCACGCCAATGAGAAAGAGGAGATGCAGGAGCTGAACGTGCGCTTCGCCGGCTACATCGAGAAGGTCCAGGCGCTGGAGCAGAGAAACGCCGTCCTGAGAGCTGAGCTGGAGAGCCTGCAGGGCCGATTTAAGGGAGGTCCCGCTGGACTCGGGGAGGAATACGAGCAGAAGTTTAAAGAGATGAAAGATCTCATCGAAGCTCTAACGGCAGAGAAGGGAGCGGCTGACATCGAGAGAGGATACATCGAGGAGGAGGTGGAGGTCTGGAGACTGAAGCTGGAGGAAGAGCTGGCCCTCAGAG AGGAGGCGGAAATCATCCTGCGCGAGTTCCGCCAGGACGTGGACAACGCCACGCTACAGAAGGCTGACCTGGAGAAACGCATCGAGCAGCTCGTGGCCGAGATCGAGTTCCTGAAAAAGCTCCACGACGAGGAAGTGGCCGACCTCCTCCGACAGATCGAGGAGTCTAAGGTAACGGTGGAGCTGGACTCGGACAGACCCGACCTGGCCGCCTACCTGCGCAACATGCGCGCCGAGATCGAGGCCGTGGCCGCCCGCAACGTCCAAGAAGCCGAGAAGTGGTACAAGGGCAAGTTCGACACCCTGAAGGAGCAAGCCGGCAAACATGAGAACCAGATGAAGACCATGAAGGAGGAGATCACCACCTTCCACAACCAAGTGTCAGACCTGCAGAACCAGATCGACGGTCTGAGAGCGTGCAACGGGGCGCTGGAACAGCAGCTGGAGGACATGGAAGTGGCTCATCTGGATAAGGCGGTGGGTCTGGAGGGCGTCATCGCTCAGCTGGAGACCCAGTTGTGCGAGACCAAAGCAGAAATGGGCAAATACATGTCCGACTACCAGGAGCTGCTTCACGTCAAACTGAGGCTGGACGCCGAGATCGCCACCTACAGGAAACTTCTGGAAGGAGAAGAGCGACGACTGGGAATCTCTGCTGACGGAGTGGCAG AAGCCGTGACGGAAGCCAGAACCATGTCCGTGTCTCGTACTGTAGAGACGCACACAGCTATTCAAGGATCCCTCTGA